From Aedes albopictus strain Foshan chromosome 1, AalbF5, whole genome shotgun sequence, one genomic window encodes:
- the LOC134285002 gene encoding uncharacterized protein LOC134285002 produces the protein MASFNFTIIPFVENDVGPTSSRWDLWKDQFRAYLALKNVTDHDEMYKALMCFGGPDVRKIAQNVPTTVSNIMDNPYRIAMNALDNYYAPRMSLRYERFKFRQMMFNPNEKLDQFVIRLRSQAALCNFDDQLDQMLMDQIVVATQNDDKLRAKYLEADVCLDDMLKIGRTHESVKSQVQEFRGKSIGIGDLNTMQSVEKPADKSNRTCFRCLGNHLSKDPGCPARLSRCNKCKSKGHFARCCDRFNKFENQQPRFKKSMRQDAGRFDGNSRFDRRPKFIREVEDVTKPVEIRELFHLNSKRSVQAKVGGVSLRFIIDTGADEDVLSETDWKTMKQVGFQAFGARRGSDKIFRAYGSEKPLVVLGEVDVTIEIEDQSCHTTCYVIKDGKCSLLSGDTAEKLGVVKFLRSLSDDNLPAIKGE, from the exons ATGGCATCG TTTAATTTTACAATCATTCCGTTTGTTGAGaatgatgttggtccaacaagcTCACGTTGGGATCTGTGGAAAGATCAGTTTCGTGCATATCTTGCGTTAAAAAACGTAACGGATCATGATGAAATGTACAAGGCTCTAATGTGTTTTGGGGGACCGGACGTTCGTAAGATTGCTCAGAATGTACCTACCACAGTCAGCAATATAATGGACAACCCGTACCGGATCGCAATGAATGCTCTTGACAACTATTACGCGCCTCGTATGTCTTTGCGGTACGAGAGATTCAAGTTCAGACAAATGATGTTTAACCCCAATGAGAAACTAGATCAATTTGTTATTCGACTGAGGTCCCAGGCTGCGCTTTGCAACTTCGATGACCAACTGGATCAAATGTTGATGGACCAGATTGTTGTAGCTACACAAAATGACGATAAATTGCGAGCAAAATATCTCGAGGCTGATGTTTGTCTTGATGATATGTTGAAAATTGGTCGAACGCACGAGTCTGTAAAATCTCAGGTACAAGAGTTTCGAGGCAAATCCATCGGGATCGGCGATTTGAACACTATGCAGAGTGTCGAGAAACCTGCAGATAAATCAAATCGAACTTGCTTCAGGTGCCTCGGTAATCATCTCTCTAAAGATCCAGGATGTCCAGCCCGTCTATCGCGTTGCAACAAATGCAAGTCAAAGGGACACTTTGCTCGGTGTTGTGATCGTTTCAACAAATTCGAAAATCAACAACCCAGATTCAAGAAATCGATGAGGCAAGATGCTGGACGGTTTGACGGAAACTCTCGGTTTGATAGGCGGCCAAAATTTATTCGTGAAGTCGAAGACGTTACTAAACCCGTAGAAATTCGGGAACTTTTCCATCTGAATAGCAAGCGGTCTGTACAAGCAAAGGTAGGAGGTGTCAGTCTCAGGTTCATCATTGACACGGGGGCTGACGAAGACGTACTGAGTGAGACTGACTGGAAGACTATGAAACAAGTTGGGTTCCAAGCATTCGGTGCTCGCAGAGGAAGCGACAAGATTTTTCGAGCATATGGTTCGGAAAAACCTCTAGTTGTACTCGGAGAAGTTGATGTAACAATTGAAATTGAAGACCAGTCCTGCCACACAACATGTTACGTTATCAAAGATGGTAAATGTTCTTTGCTGTCGGGTGACACTGCAGAAAAACTTGGTGTGGTAAAATTCCTCAGATCACTATCGGATGATAATTTACCTGCAATCAAAGGTGAGTAA